The genomic stretch GGTTCAGCTTTACAGCGACCCAGCACATCTACATGCAGTCCTTATTTAAGCGGCTGCCATCCAGTGGGAGACTGACGGAGCCGCAAACAGGAACAAGCTGCTGATCCTGCAGAGCTGCCAGGAATGACGGGGTCTCTGAAGAACCCGAGCAAATGTCAGGAAGAGCCTGACATTTGCTCGTTTGCCTACTTTAGTTAAAGCCAAAGCCTCAGAAAGGTTAGAAATGATTAAAACCAATACTGCACAAAAAGGTATTGGTCAGGAGAAGGGAAACAAAGCAAAGTCTAAACCAATATATAAAGACACAACATGGCCGGTCATCAACAATTACACAAAATAAAGGAACATTGGGTCATCACAACAATCCCTTGTATCGTCCACAAGCCCGGGCTGAGCAGCCACGGCGGCAGCGTCGCAGTCTGTGGTGACTTTTCTACGGCTAAATTTTCCTCAGGTTGGAGGAAAATCTGAAACCTTCAGGCTTTCAGAGAAAGACGAAGACAGATTCCACTTTTAGCATCAGAGTCGCAGCATCCGCCccatttaataaaacaacagcTTCACAAGACAAAGCCAGAGAGTCGAGTCTGATACCAAATCTGGACTGTCACCTTAATATAATAATGAGCATCTTTGTCACTGAAACAGATTAAAATGAAATTCATCCTCCGGAGGAGTGGGATGCTGAAGCATTCTGGGGCTGAggttcttgctcagggacccagaggcagtctgtgggagttgaaccagGAAAGGAACCGTGCAGTCTGTCCAGAAAGGAAGCaccctgctctctaaccactaggccatcGTTCCCACGAAACTAAAGAGATCAATTTGAACTAAAATGTGCTTCAACATAGTATCAGGGCGTGGAGACTTACTGTAGATTTTTCTCTTTCCCTAttagacttgtttgttttctggtgAATTGTCAAGCTTAAATTTCAAACCAACGGTGAGAAAAACAATGACATACATTATGTTACACAGCTGAAAAATCAGGGATTTTAACAGATAAAGAAGTTATATTATTCCTTAGcacagggctgcacagtggcgcagtgggtagcgctgttgccttgcagcaagaaggtcctgggttcgagtacacccctgggtctttctgcatggagtttgcatgttctccctgtgcatgcatgggttctctccgggtactccggcttcctcccacagtccaaaaacatgactgttaggttaattggcttctccaaattgtccttaggtgtgagtgtgtgtgtgaatggttgtttgtcctgtttgtctctctgtgttgccctgcgacagactggcgacctgtccagggtgtaccctgcctctcgcccagtgaacgttggagataggcaccagcaccccccgcgaccccatgagggataaagcggtttagaaaatggatggatggacagggctggacaataattctataatattatatatcgatagaaaaaagggcaaataaaaagctcaataaaataacagttttccttccttttgcattctagctaTGTAGATTATTATTCCAGTCATTAACGcactgtcaccaagctccgcccccttcaaagccATAAGAGCACActcgttcttttttcttcttttaaaacttacagttttggtaaaaacttggttaaataaaaaggttgagtttaaattcagcGTTTGTGTGTTCTCAGGGTTCTCGCCAGCGCGTTCCAGCGTGAATAAACTGGTACGCTGAAATCAGACCATATCGCTAATTTTTTATGAGCGTTACGGTCGGTACGACACGGATGtgtgagagcaacatagaaaagtcagtaaagctcttgaacgtgcatcagcgCCACTATAAACCTCCAGAACCACATTACCCAGCGCTAGCTCTTATTAGCCTAACGAACAGCAACGCTCTGCTTAGGGAACTGAAGGACACCAGAGAACAGCGGCCTCCAAACACACCGACACAGGCGCGCATCCCGCCAGCCGTCCACCGTTACGCcggaaaaaataaatcctgattctgcatctaaaaataggtcgctaagcaacagcataaaatggtcagggctgtaCTTAAATACGTTTTGAATTAGTTGTTAATTATTGACATCGATCAGTAGGATTTccattttatcgatatgcttttttttctttagcgtCCAGCCCTACTGTAGCGACACAAACTTTAGACAAAATCATTTAGCAGCCACCGCCCTTCGAATGGGATAATTTTGTAATCAAGCGATAGTAGCTACAACTCTTTAACGGGCACAATACAGCCGAGAGCTTCTAACCGCCACATGTCGTCCCTTCTTGCCGTTATCTCACTCCTAACGTTGCCCTCGGTCTCATTCCTGAAGGCCAAAGTTCACTGTTGTGCTAATCATCGACTGTCTGTGTGGAAACAGAAGAGCTGTCGTAAAAGCGAGCTTCAAAAGCTGCGCTGTGACGGTCTCACGTTGTCGCAGCCGGATGCGACTCCTGAGGAGGCTTACCGTGATCAATGAGCCAGGCCATACAAAGAGTGTTGAGCTTCTCATCGAAGAACTCCACCCCCTGAGGAGAGACGGGCGGCCGAATTAGAGACACTTTTTAGATACCAGCCGCCAAATCTGGGTCCTTCAATATGTTTGTTTATAAACTGCTAATATTTCTGTTCACAAACGAGACAGCGCGTAGGATATCAGAAACAGTGTTTCCTGTCGACCATGTGACTCACCAGCTGTCCTGCCAACAAAGGCATGTACTCGATGATGGCCAGGCGGACCCTCCACTTTGCATCCTCGGCGAGCTCGACGATAGCcggcagcagggactgggacaGCTGACGTATGCCGATCACCTCGTTCACACAGTCCAGGTTGGAGATGATGTTCAGGCGGACCTCAGGGCACTGAAAGGGAAATTAAGACGATGAAATATAGAGGATGTAGCAGTTGCACTCTTACACCAAAAGTCAGCCTTAATGCAGTGCAATACATTACAAACAAGAGCCCCAAATCTCCAGACaggtaaaataagtaaaagcgACCCACTGACCAGCTGAAACGGTAGATTTTTCTCCTTCATTCTCCGTTCAACACAGCTCTGATTAATACGCCTTCAAGTGAAATTTGCAAGTCAAAGCCGTGAGTCTGGACATTAATAAAGTCCGACAGTGATGCTCGGTGCTTTGAGGAGAAGGGGCCATTTTTACACCTGCGTTATATAAGGCCAAACCCTCCGACACATTTGCATGCCTTTGTGAGCAAACTTACCTAATTTCATATGCAAACTGTTTTCAAATCACTAAAGTTATCTGATGAAAGATGAGCTGGATTGTTTGTCCTGGATgcacaaaaaaagctaaatgtatTGCAGCATTCATTTCTCTGATGGCAAAAAGCAAATCTAACTCATTCGAAATACTTAGCTTAGCTCTTCCGACACCCGAACAAACATTTGAAGAGGCGAAATCTGGCGCTCAAACAACAGGAGCTGCCCGGCTACCCCACCTAAACCCCCCCGCTTAGGTTCCAGTCAAATTCCACTTCTCAAATCTGTAAATGTCAAAATGCACCAAGCAGGAGACTTTCTGCTTAAACTTCGTCCAGGTTTTTCTAGCACGTCTCCCTAGACTGCAGCCGGTCCCCAATTAGAAGATGTCAGTTCGGCTGCCAACCGCATGAATCATCCTCCTACCCGACCAGGCGGCAGACAGGTACGTCTCGTTGGCTTTAGCTAGGTGCCGCGTTTTAGACGGTCAGAAAGAAACAGCAAACTTTACATGTCTAGCCAGGAACTTTTGTTATGATTGACAACTTTAACAACTTCCATCACATATAGTTTgtacttaaaaaacaaacaaacacacacacacacacacaacagccAAACAAAGAAGCCGGGGCTGGTGTTTAGAAGCGTCCCGTTTTGGTTACCTCGTCCTTAAGCTGAGTCAGGAAGAGAGGCAGTAAGTGCTCTATTGTGTTGTCCTTGCCCAGGATGGTGGAAAGACCCATAATGACTGAGGCCAGGGCTGACTTCACATGCTGGTTGGTGTCTGAAACCAGTTCCTGGTCAGGGACGGGACACAGAGacgacaagaaaaaaaaaaaatcagaacaaaCAGTACAGGCTGGACACAATAATCAAGTCTATTACTAGGattcaaatttaaaacaaaccaagaaaACCTgctataacatttattttataattagaGGAAAATAACAAGGCTCCAGGGATGGATTGTTGTATGTTCAGGTGATACGGGCTTGTGTGGGCATGACAGCTTCAGTTTTCTAAGAAAACTACCCGCTCAGCTTCGCTTCCATGTTGTCATGATAAGCAGAGGAAGGTTTCCTTTCATGACTTTGACCAATATTGATATATAGACCCGACACTGTTTTCAGTAAATGTACCAGTCAGTGAATCAAGGAAATGAAGGATTTTTAATGACGTGTGGCTTCTGAGAACATTGTTTTTTACAGAACAGCAATAGTGCCATCTACTGGTCAAGTTACGACATCTATAAGTGTACATGCACCTCAACTACGAGTAAAACCATTAAGCCTTTACACTAATGTGAAAATACACCATCTATGGTGACTTCCAATCCCTCAATTTAACAACTAGAGTGTAGATTGTTCAATCTTATTTACTGTAACTTATAGagttacattaataaaaaaactacattaCCCTGCTGAGACCAAATGTTGCCAATTTACTGAAACACGACTGGGCCAAAAATTAACCAGGCATCATGAACTTTGTTCTCCAGCACAGATAAACGAGTCTAACAGGTTAGAATTAGCTTTATTTTGTCATAGAGAGCCCCAGGCTCCTACTGTTGGAGGCCTTAGAGCGGAGCTTCAAGATGCTAACTCGATGTCTGATCTGCAGctaagcagaaaactaaaaaaaaaaaaaaaaaaaaaaaactcaacggTCTTGCAGAAAAGGAGTCTTATTTGGTTCTAACGCAGTAGAACAGTGTGCAAATGCTGGAATTAGTGCCTTAAACTGCAGGAGGGAGTTTTGAGCAAACTGTGGATTTGGTTTAGAAATTTGAACAAGCACGCCTTACAGGTCCCTCCATGTAGCACTGCTGCCCTCCGCCCGCAGCTCCTCCCCTAATCTGCCGTCTTTATTTCCTCAGCAGGTGTTACTCCAGAAATCGGCAGTTTTCCTGTAAGGCAGGTTGTTTCTCCACACAGCTGATGCCCAGAGGCAATCTTGAGTTTGAATGACGGTAGCGCTCTGCGGGGGAGTGATTGACACTgctaacagccaatcagagccagacattcctcctgactctgattggatgtttctgaccgggagcggtgtatttctACCAATAACAGTAGGACCACTGAGTGGAGCTtgactttttcccccccacacaGATAatttgtctcatattttactgtcagaacATAAtgatagttttaaaaaatatctaaaaaatacactgcctggccaaaaaaagaaaagtcggCATCTGGATTTAACTAAGCTAATAGGTACAAGTATCccattggataattactgcacgggtgattatgtttcagctgaaaacaagttatttaaacCCAACTTATGCAATgagttgcttctcatttcttaaacaaccatgtCTAAGACATCCTGTGGTAGTGGAAAAAATGTCAGAAGGGTCAAATCATTAGCAGGCATCAAGCCgagaaaacatctaaggagattGCAGAAACAACCAAAATTGGGCTAAGAATCGTCCAACGCGTTATCAAAAACTGTAAGGACAGTGGGGACCATCgtctttgaggaaaaaaaatgtgtccggAAAAATATCCTGAATAACCGGCGATCACTTAAACGTTTCAAATcaaatagaagaaaaacaaaacaactctgGGCTATGTTTAATAGTGAAGATAAGAGGATTTCCACACGCGATATGTGAAGGAAACTCAAAGGTTTGGGACTGAACAGATGTGTAGCCTTAAGAAAACCATTAATCAGTGAGGCTAACAGGGAAAAACTGCAAGGGAGCACAAAGATTGGACTCTGGAGGAATGGAAGAAGGTGCtatggtctgatgagtccagatttacCCTGATCCAGAGTGATGGGAGCATCAGGGTGggaagagaggcaggtgaagtgattCACCCATCATGCAGAGTGGTTCAGAGAGCATGAATCGTTTTAACACATGGAGTGGCCACCAGAGTCCAGATCTTAACCTCattgagaatctttgggatgtgctggagaGGGCTGGGTGATTACTCCCACATTGATCTTGATTACAATTTGGGTTTGCAATGATCATTAAAAACATAATGATCGATATTTGTTCCTTCTTAGTTGACTCTCGTGCTGTTATGCCTTGTGAATCGGTCAGCGCGAGTTATGAACACTTCAGGAGCGAGACCAAAAAGGTTAAGCAAGGCTAAAGACGTCAGGATAAAGTCCCGAAAAAGAGAGGCGTTGATAGAAAAGAGATAAAACGACTTCAGTGGTGTGGAAACATTATGGCTAAGCGGAAGCAGACTCAGAAAAAATAGCAATAGTGTGCGAACCCTGCTATGCTATCGTAGCTGCACCGCAGAGTGGGTTCGACACACTGGGAGCGACGTCGCTCcttctccattcatttcctatggaactTGTgcgaataaacaaaaaacaacaacaaaaaaaaagctaaagattTTTCTTATTAACAACTTTACTAATTACTGCTCCAAATTTGCATCACCAATAAATGGATGAACAAAATGCTGTACTGTTTAGGAGCGCAAATATGTTTAGGTACAAGTATAAAATGACGCCAAATGAGTTTACACCAAACGTGTTTTAAATATGGTAGTCCTACATACTGCTTTAGAAGCTACATGTATCATCTGCTCTAATTCTAATTTAAAGTCGACAGTcattgttattttcattttctgttccttgataaattatgattattttattcCTTGCAACTAGTTTGATCTCTAATTGATCCAGAATGATTGAATAATATGTAACGGGTTACAGAATCAATCAAGTACTTTCAAGATGCGATAAAAGTAAAAGCAGccagaacacaaaaacaaaaaaatatttaaaaattctatCTAAAAAACTATATCTATAGCCTTCAGAATAATCTTAACATATCTACTGATACATGGCAATCATACACTGTCTCTAGCAAAGACtaagttgtctgcattgtaaaAACATAGAGGGATCGTCAGGCCATCACATGTCCACATAAAGCCTCAAGGAAGACAGTAAAAAAAGATAAGCCTGATCAGCAGCTAAACCCATGTTCAGCACTCACCAAGACTCAGTGTCTTTTGTGAGGGTAGGAGCTgaatgaacaacaacaacaaaaaaaaaaagaaaagaaaaacagaaagttaataTTTCTTTACCTTGACGCAGGGCAAGATGTGACTCATGATGATCTGCTCACGGTTATCTTCTGGAAGATTCTCACAGAACtctaaaccaaaaaataaaaaaaacattaagatcGCAGGACAGGATGCCTAAAAACCTTAGAGCAAGGCAGCGCCTCTTTGGAACGAGTGTCTAACCTTTGACTTTGTTGGCAGCAGCAGCGCGGACCTCAGCTTCACAATCCTTAAGGAGATTCTGGAACGCTGGGACCAGGTCGTTCTTCGTGATCTCTGGGCCCACAGCTTTTTGCAGCTACATGGCAAGAGAAAGGGGCAAATGTGTCTTTAATAACCAAcatattatgttaaaaaaaacatttttagatgaaaatgtgaaaagcagATATAGTCACTATAGTACTGGTAAAAACCTGAATCCCAGAGAATGGCGACACATGCAGCAATTAGCACATGGTTTGGGTTTtagtactttttaaaactgcatttaaaacttttacttcaataaaattattagaaaaaaagattagCTTTTCTCAACAGCATGGATCTTTAAAAAGTACTACATAATGTAACTAATGTCAGAATTTCTTGTACTTCAACAAGATTGATTGGACTTGTACATCTTTTGCTAATCTTACTCCTTCCTTAGtgttgttcttattttactttatttttatgtacATCTTGTCtatatacatttttcttatATCCCGATGACTTGAAAAAAGTCGTTTCCCTACGGGGATCATTAATTATCTTGAATCTTGAAATGTTGAAAACTAAAAGCCCTTAAAATGTATACTTTTTTTGTCTACTTAGCCATTAAATGTTCTGTCCAACTCTGTGCACACACCTGACTAGAAAACATTAATCCAAACATATTTTCCCTTAattttagaaatatataaatacaaatttgtCATTTCCTCTTTTATAAAAAGATTTGTCCACAATATCTACAGTATGACAATAACTGGTTGTTACGTGATGGAAACTCACACTAAAGCCAGCCTAATGGTGAAAAAAGTCAGTGACGTACCTCTGAGAATTTATCGGCCACCATATAACGAACCCTCCAGGATTTATCCTCAGCAGCTTGGCGCAGGGTTGGCATCACCAATGTCTCCAGGTCCTCCTGAGGCAGGAGCGTGGCAATGCTGACACAAGCCTCCACTGCGAGCAGCCGGACAGAGTCCTGATGGAGATGCGATGAGATCAGCTTCGCCATTTGGTAAAACAGTCAAATCATGAACGCTTCTCTCAAAACCGAACATGCTCATACCTGCTCATCTGACGCCAGAGCAGTGAAAAGAGGAATAATGTCGGTCTTTACATATTCCAGCTCCAGAACTTTGGCAAACTCCCCCAGTTTAGATGCAGCAGCTCGACGCACCATAGGAGTGTCATCAGAGCACAAGGTGCGAAAATGCCTGGTCACAACAGAAAACGTATTCAGCAGCCGTTCTTACAGcacacccaaacacacacgTCTGTAAAATACCATGAAGTATGaatcatggtaaaaaaaataaattcaaatgtaACAAACTGAACAGGTTCGCTCTCTCAGACTGTTACTTACTGCCGAATTTCAGCCTTGACCGTGCTGGAGACACGAGGATAACAAACACTAAAGAGGCCGCAAGCTGATGTGCGAGAGGTGAACCAGTCACCGCTGGCCAGCCGTTTCACCAAAGGCTCAAAGTGAACTTCCAGGTCAACTGGAGAGTGCTCCTGTGAGATCTTCCGCAGGGATTCCACAGCTTTGTCTCGGACTACCGTCTCTTCAACTGTAGCGAGACTTTCCAGAGGGGGCTGTGCATCAGAGACAGGAACAGGGTTAGAGAAAGGTAGACCTCTGTGTCAAACTTCAtcaaactatataaaaaaagtgaTCAGCAGAAAATCGTAAGCTACAAGAGATTTTGCCGACTGGGCAGTACATTTAGAAGAATAATACTCTAAAGAAACgccctttttaaattaaaaaaataggacTATGATGTAATCCTAGGTAGGAATGGGCAACATGGATGTAAATTGTGGTTGCTGTCTTTATCAATATCGCAATATCGATAAAAAAGTTTCAAGTCACTCTGGCTATGAATATATTAAGGCATGCAGACCTGGTCCCACAGAAAATACCTGCCTATAAGTAAAGCCTCCCCGTTATCAAAAAGTACACAGCATTACAACAGCTACATTCTGTAATGCAGCTGTACAGCTAAACATTACACAATAACATTTACACAATAACATTTAATCAGGTTTCAAAACATGATTTTTGCCATCAGCAAAAGTACCAACAGTAAAGTAGATTAACGCTTACGATTCTTTGATTCCTTTTTACAATAGCAATCAGCAAGAAAGtctaattttttaattaaactggaCCAGTTTACTAAGCGCTGAATATCAGAAGGGTGCACATTTCCAAGACATGCAACGACCAAACAAAGATCGGAACTAAGACACTGTTGCTTTGattaaaaggcaaaaataaaatatatataaaacgaTTAGATGATGAAGTTCCATCAAAAGGACGCATGTTTCACTCTACATTTATGATATCCTTGCTAGGAAAGGAAAAAACACTTGTGGTAAACGGTTCAAACAGTCCTTTTACCAAAATGATTTTCATAAGGCCATGTTTGCTTTCCAATTTACTGCTTGGACCAGTCTACCCTGTGTCTCCAAACTGAGAGGAAATTGGCTTTTCTCTACGACAGTTACACACCATTACACATTGTGCAGCCCGTATCTACTGAAGCTTTCTTGGTCATTCTAACAGATCCAAACTTACCAGGAGACAGTGGACATACTCTGGTCCTCCCACCAACATAGTGAAATTGCCAAGCTGCTCTGCCAATGCCAAAAGCACCTCATCTTCATCGTAGATGGTGTCTGAAAGTCGGTAGAATGACCAGTGAGAAGATATGGATAAGGACATGATCATAAATCTTCCATTTATTAACAAGCCTCAGATCGGAGGGCGTTACCTGTGAGGAAGGGAAGGAGCTCAGTGCGAGTCCTCTCTACGCCAAGCGCTAGAGCAATAGTAGACAGCTTCTTGATGCTGTTCAGTCGTAACTGTGGAAAAACGATGATCAAACAGGACCTTAATTAACAATGCGGCCAAAACTATTACAGCATAAATCCGTTCCGCATAAAAATCCAAATACCCTGTATTATAGAAATTAGCTTGAAGCGTATTGTTTTTGTTGATTCGACGCATCTGCATGACTGTCGGTGACTAGCTAATGCTAGCTAGCGTCCCACTTATCAATAAAAGAAAGTAGCACGTTCAAAAACTCTGACCGTGAGGTGAATAAGAGGTAAACGGAGGCTAGTGATAGGAATTTCGACACCCTGCGGGGTTAGGGGTCGATGCGCCGGGAACGCTCACTGTAATGTCAGTCATTTTGTCCTAGATGCTAACGAATCAATAATGCTAGTAGCGGATTCAATGACCTGGTTGGGCTGTTCTGACAATTTGAACAAAATAAGCGGCCGTGTTTTTAAATACTGGCCCCAACTGACTGGGGCCGACGTTATTCGTGGCTCCAGAAGAGCAAACCCCGTCTCTACTTCCGACAAAAA from Fundulus heteroclitus isolate FHET01 chromosome 18, MU-UCD_Fhet_4.1, whole genome shotgun sequence encodes the following:
- the ppp2r1bb gene encoding serine/threonine-protein phosphatase 2A 65 kDa regulatory subunit A beta isoform, with product MAGADGDDSLYPIAVLIDELRNEDVQLRLNSIKKLSTIALALGVERTRTELLPFLTDTIYDEDEVLLALAEQLGNFTMLVGGPEYVHCLLPPLESLATVEETVVRDKAVESLRKISQEHSPVDLEVHFEPLVKRLASGDWFTSRTSACGLFSVCYPRVSSTVKAEIRQHFRTLCSDDTPMVRRAAASKLGEFAKVLELEYVKTDIIPLFTALASDEQDSVRLLAVEACVSIATLLPQEDLETLVMPTLRQAAEDKSWRVRYMVADKFSELQKAVGPEITKNDLVPAFQNLLKDCEAEVRAAAANKVKEFCENLPEDNREQIIMSHILPCVKELVSDTNQHVKSALASVIMGLSTILGKDNTIEHLLPLFLTQLKDECPEVRLNIISNLDCVNEVIGIRQLSQSLLPAIVELAEDAKWRVRLAIIEYMPLLAGQLGVEFFDEKLNTLCMAWLIDHVYAIREAATSNLTKLVEKFGAEWAQNTIVPKVLGMANDPNYLHRMTTLFCINALSEACGQEITTKQMLPVVLKMSNDQVANVRFNVAKSLQKIGPVLDSNALQTEVKPVLEKLSSDSDMDVKYFAQEAISVLALA